The following are from one region of the Halarcobacter sp. genome:
- a CDS encoding TOBE domain-containing protein translates to MKTSARNELSGKIIDIKSGEVMSEVKVEVAPSVIISATITKESTNSLGLDIGSEVSALVKSSSVIISKEQLKATARNIIKAEIVDIKSGQVNSEVKLKVGENVICAVITNEAVEDLNLTVGSIAYGIFKASSVILVA, encoded by the coding sequence ATGAAAACAAGCGCAAGAAATGAATTAAGTGGAAAAATCATTGACATAAAATCTGGTGAAGTGATGTCAGAAGTTAAAGTTGAAGTAGCTCCAAGTGTTATAATTTCAGCGACAATTACAAAAGAGTCTACTAACTCTTTGGGTTTAGATATTGGAAGTGAAGTGTCTGCATTGGTTAAATCATCTTCAGTAATTATTTCAAAAGAACAATTAAAAGCGACAGCTAGAAATATAATTAAAGCAGAAATTGTTGATATTAAATCAGGACAAGTTAATTCTGAAGTAAAATTAAAAGTTGGTGAAAATGTAATTTGTGCAGTTATAACAAACGAAGCAGTTGAAGATTTAAATCTTACTGTAGGTTCAATTGCTTATGGAATTTTTAAAGCTTCAAGTGTAATTTTAGTAGCATAA